A window from Micromonospora terminaliae encodes these proteins:
- a CDS encoding low temperature requirement protein A, with protein MRPSPLPRILRRRGEPDYPTFLELFFDLVYIFMLSRLSAGLAGDLTVRGAAETAVLLMAAWWVWVLTAWLTDLFNPRLPVIQATVLAVMFGTLLMAIAVPYAFADYGWLFVAGYFGIHLVRDAVLIPGTRVNRPIQARSIRVFFWFGVTALPWVAGAFAHGTARLLLWSVAVAGDLGSARLGWPTPKLGRTELASQIFTGMHLSERHREIFIISLGELILSCGLGLAGSGFQAGRVATSFVGFAGAVVLFQLYFHRVRQLLAPPAVMVVERVRPGTSTSYSHLVMVAGVLVVSTSVALVIDQPFGAAPAAWIVAILGGPALFLLGSCLFDAVVTGRLLWSRASGIVVLCVIGPVAALLPPLAILIVANLVLLLILVWETLPAHSRPVRITVPT; from the coding sequence GTGAGGCCCAGCCCGCTCCCCCGGATCCTTCGCCGGCGCGGCGAGCCGGACTATCCGACGTTCCTGGAGCTCTTCTTCGACCTGGTCTACATCTTCATGCTCTCCAGGCTCTCGGCGGGACTGGCCGGGGACCTCACCGTCCGGGGCGCCGCCGAGACCGCCGTTCTGTTGATGGCCGCCTGGTGGGTCTGGGTACTGACCGCGTGGCTCACCGATTTGTTCAACCCGCGGCTGCCGGTCATCCAGGCCACCGTCCTGGCGGTCATGTTCGGCACTCTGTTGATGGCGATCGCGGTGCCGTACGCCTTCGCCGATTACGGTTGGCTGTTCGTTGCGGGGTATTTCGGCATCCATCTGGTTCGGGACGCCGTGCTCATCCCCGGTACCCGGGTGAACCGCCCGATCCAGGCGCGGAGCATCCGGGTGTTCTTCTGGTTCGGGGTCACGGCGCTGCCGTGGGTGGCCGGGGCGTTCGCGCACGGAACGGCTCGGCTGCTGCTCTGGTCGGTGGCGGTGGCGGGCGACCTCGGGTCGGCCCGGTTGGGCTGGCCGACGCCGAAGCTTGGTCGCACCGAACTGGCCAGTCAGATCTTCACCGGAATGCACCTGTCCGAGCGGCATCGAGAGATCTTCATCATTTCGCTTGGCGAGCTGATCCTGAGCTGCGGTCTGGGGCTGGCCGGCAGCGGTTTCCAGGCCGGCCGGGTGGCCACGAGTTTCGTCGGGTTCGCCGGCGCCGTCGTGCTCTTCCAGCTCTACTTCCACCGGGTGCGGCAGCTGCTGGCACCACCGGCCGTCATGGTGGTGGAGCGGGTGCGGCCCGGCACCTCCACCTCGTACAGCCATCTGGTGATGGTGGCCGGGGTGCTGGTGGTGTCGACCAGCGTCGCGCTGGTCATCGACCAGCCGTTCGGTGCGGCACCGGCCGCTTGGATCGTCGCCATCCTGGGCGGGCCGGCGCTGTTCCTGCTGGGGAGTTGCCTGTTCGACGCCGTGGTCACCGGACGGCTCCTCTGGTCCCGGGCGTCGGGGATCGTGGTGCTGTGCGTGATCGGCCCCGTCGCGGCGCTGCTCCCGCCGCTGGCCATCCTGATCGTGGCGAATCTGGTGCTGCTGCTGATCCTGGTCTGGGAGACGCTGCCCGCACACTCGCGGCCGGTCCGGATCACAGTGCCGACCTGA
- a CDS encoding DUF2267 domain-containing protein — translation MEYEDFINAVATRAKVSTDQAATLTGVTLETLAERISAGQAEDLAYQLPDRLAAHLNRPLGGEMATAFGLEEFVRRVGDRPEVDRALAGAGVRAVLTTLREAVTRDEFENAMAQLPEEFSQVIEPVGAGGGRRRGS, via the coding sequence GTGGAATACGAGGATTTCATCAATGCGGTGGCCACGCGAGCAAAGGTGTCGACCGATCAGGCGGCGACGCTGACCGGCGTGACGTTGGAGACGTTGGCGGAGCGGATCAGCGCCGGTCAGGCTGAGGACCTCGCCTATCAGCTTCCGGATCGACTTGCCGCTCACCTGAACAGACCCCTCGGAGGGGAAATGGCCACCGCGTTCGGGCTTGAGGAGTTTGTGCGGCGGGTTGGGGATCGTCCTGAAGTCGACCGTGCGCTCGCCGGTGCCGGGGTCCGCGCAGTGCTCACCACCCTGCGTGAGGCCGTGACCCGAGACGAGTTCGAGAACGCCATGGCCCAACTTCCTGAGGAGTTCTCGCAGGTCATCGAACCGGTGGGCGCCGGTGGCGGGCGGCGCCGCGGCTCGTAG